The sequence below is a genomic window from Desulfovibrio sp..
GCGCGCCATGATCATAGGCAAGGGTAGCCTGTTCCTGGGCCGCCTGACCAACCTGGCCGACGGCGCTTCCTTTATTATGGAAGCCCCCGGCACGAGCGCGGCACAGGCGCAGAACGTCAGCCAGCAGGATGTGACCGAACTGCTGCTGACAGCCCTGAGCGACGTGGCGGCCAACCTGCAAAAGGGTCAGTAGGAGGCAGGCGTATGGCTAGTCAAAACTACAGGCGTGCCATCCTCGGCAAGGCCCTTGAGGATCTGGTCACGCGGGCGCGCAGTGGACGCGCGCCCTGCCGCATCGGCCTCATGGCCGCTGGCGGCGAGCATTCGGATACGGAATTCCTCTCGGCGGCGGCTGTGGCCATGAAGGAGGACGCCGCACTGACCGTGGTCGGTGTGGGGCCTCGGCCTGCGGGACTCGTGCCTGCGGGCATGGACTGGATCGAAACCGGCTGCGAAGGCAATGAACTGGCTGCGGGGATGGAAAAAGCCCTGGAAGACGGCCAGATCCAGGGCGCGGTGGCCCTGCACTATCCCTTCCCCCTGGGCGTGACCACGGTGGGCCGCGTCCTGACTCCCGCCCTCGGCAAGGCCATGTTTGTGGCCTGCACCACGGGCATGAGCGCGGCACAGAGGCAGCAGGCGCTCTTGCGCAACGCCGTGCTGGGCATGGCTGTGGCCAGGGCCATGGGTCTTACCTCCCCCGCTGTGGGCGTGCTCAATGTGGACGCGGCCCCGCAGGTACTGCGGGCGCTGAACCGCATGGCGGAACGCGGCTACGACCTGCGCCTGGGACAGAGCGTCCGCGGTGACGGCGGCTCGCTGCTGCGGGGCAACGACCTTCTGGCCGGGGCTGTGGACGTGTGCGTCACGGACACGCTCACGGGCAATATACTCATGAAGCTCTTCAGCGCCTTTACCTCCGGCGGAGCCTATGAAACCACGGGCTGGGGCTACGGCCCCTCGGTGGGCGAAGGCTGGAACCGGGTGGTGAGCATCGTCTCCCGCGCTTCGGGCGCTCCGGTCATGGCCAATGCCCTGGCCTATACGGCCGCTGCCGTGCGCGGCAATCTGCCCGACGTGGTGGCCGAAGAACTGCGCCGGGCCAGGGCCGCCGGGCTGGACGATGAACTGGCCGCCTTTGAAAAGGCGGCAGGGGCCGCCCCGGCAGCCCAGGTGCAGGCCCCGCCCGCCGAACCCACGGATGAAGAGATTCACGGCATTGACGTGCTGGACCTTGAACAGGCGGTACACTGCCTGTGGAAGGAAAACATCTACGCCGAGGCGGCCATGGGCTGCACCGGGCCTGTGGTCAAGCTGGCTGTGGCCCATCTTGAGAAGGCCCGTGAAATCCTGAAAGCCGCCGGATACATATAATCCTCCGACAGGCGGGCCGACCGTGCCAGAGTGTCCGGCACAGGCCCCGGCCCGCCTTTATCGGTACAGTGTAATCGTACGCAACCAAGAGAGGCAGTTCATGATTATCGTCGATAAAGACACCTTTGAAGCCGAAGTACAGCAAAGCGCCATGCCCTGCGTGGTGGACCTCTGGGGCCCGCAGTGCGGCCCCTGCCTGGCCCTGATGCCCGAAGTGGAAAAGCTGGCCGCCGCATATGACGGCAAGGTGAAATTCTGCAAGCTCAACGTGGCGGAAAACCGCCGCCTGGTCATCAGCCTGCGCGTCATGGCCGTGCCCACCATCCTGTTCTACAAGGGCGGGGAATGCGTGTCGCGCGTGTCCGGCGACGCTGTTTCCATTGAGGCCATCAAGGCCGAGACGGAAAAATTGCTGTAGGCACTTGTCAGCTTTCGCGCTGGTTCCGTCACGGGCAGGGCCGCGCGAGAATAACGTGGACAACGGGCCGCCGCATTGGCCCGTTCGACAAAAAGCCCATAATCACAAGGAGTAAAGCAATGGCTAAGCTCGAAGGCAAGAAGCTTCTGCTGCTTGGCGAAAGGGACGGTGTACCCGGCCCCGCCATGGCGGACGTCTTCGCCGATTCGGGAGCGGAGATCCTGTTCTCCGCCACCGAATGCTTCGTTTGAACGGCCGCAGGAGCCATGGATCTGGAAAATCAGCAGCGCGTCAAGGACGCGGCTGAGAAGTTTGGTGGCGAGAACGTCGTGGTGGTTCTCGGCTCTTCCGACTCTGAAGGAGCGGAAATCTATGCCGAAACCGTCACCCTGGGCGACCCCACCTACGCCGGACCCCTGGCTGGAGTCCCGTTGGGACTCTGCGTATATCATGTGCTTGAGCCGGAAATGAAGGCCGCTGCCGATCCCGCCAAGTGGGAAGAGCAGATAAGCATGATGGAAATGGTACTGAATGTGGATGCGCTGGCGGCCGCTGTGAGCAAGATGCGCGCGGAAAACAGCACGTATAGCTGTAATTGATCCCCCCCCCACCCACAGGGCAAGAGTCCCGTGTGCGCCAAAAAGGCGCACGCGGGACTCCGTCATTATGGGCATACTCTGCACGGGCATGCCCTGCCCGGCTTGTTGGCCACGCTGGTTCCTGATTGCGACTGCCCAGCTATTCCGTATCGGACGGCAGGGAATAGTCCTTCATGTAGCCGACGCCAAAATGGATGAAAAAGTCCGGGTAGCCGTCCACAGGCAGCCAGAAGACCACAGGCTCCTGCCCGCCGGGGCCGGGTTCTGTACCCTTTTTCCAGGACGCCACATGGTTTTTGATGGTCTTGTGGGCAAGACAGCCCTTGTGCGCCTCCGCCGGGCCGTGCTTGGCGCAGATCATGCCCACGTCCCTGCCAATACTTTTACAGGCCGCATTAAGGGCCACAATACGCTTGGATTTGTGTGCGAGCTGCACTCCCTCGGGAAAGTGATCAAACATGAGGTGGAATGCCTCAATAAGTTTTTCATCCACCTGAAAATCATCGTTCATATGTTCTCCTCAATTGTGGCCCGCATATCAGGCAAAGCCCTACGCAGGACGCGGGTAATTTCAGGTTGCAAGCGCCCTGAACGGTTTCACGGGCTGGCAGTTGCGCGCGGGTTTGACTTCACGTGATTCTCAAGTATCATTGTTGAAGATGTTTATATATGACAAAAATACACTCAGGATGTTGTCGTAAATGAGAAATGATATGCGCAAGCTTCTGGCTGATGTTCCGTATTTTCTGGAGGCCGCCAACCATCCGAGTTTTACCCAGGCTGCGGACGCGCTGGGCATTCCGCTTGCGACGCTTTCACGGCGCATTGCGGCCATGGAGCAGCATCTTGGCGTGAAGCTGTTTTTCCGCAATACGCGCATTGCCGGTTTGACTGAAGACGGCAAGGAACTGCTGGAAAGCTGCAAGTTTATCATGGCCGAGGCCAACGGCGTCAGGGACAGGCTCATGCAAAAGCAGGCGGAACCGTGCGGGCCCATTCGCATGTCGGTTGAAGCCTTTGTGTATCACTGCTGCATGCACGGCGCTCTGGGTGCTTTTGTGGAGCAGTACCCGCAGATAAGCCTGCACACGGTGTTTTCCACAGAATGGAAAGACCTGCACAGGGAGCCCTTTGATCTGGACATCAGAACTGGCCCCGTCCCCTACCCGGACCTGAAAGTCAGAAGGCTTTTGTCCATGCAGCCAGCCCTGTTCTGCACAACGGAATTTCTGCACAGCTATCCCCGCCCTGAACATCCGGGCGATCTGGCCCGCCTGCCCTTTATCGCCCAGACAAGCGAGGGCCGCCCGCTGGTGACCTGCTCCAAGAAAGGGCAGGTGGAAACCGTGGCCCTTCAGCCACGGCATACCGTGCAGAGTATCGGCCTGGCGCTGGAACTGCTGCTTGCCAACCAGGGCGTGACAACGCTCATCCCACAGCTTGCCCAAGCTTTTGACAAGGAAGGCAGGCTTGTCCGGCTGTTGCCCGATTGGGAACTGACAAAAACAGACATCAATCTTACCCTGCCCGGCGACCGGCCGCCCAAGCGCGTGCGTCTTTTTGTGGATCATATTGTGAAGCATTTTCAGAGCCTGTAAGCGGCAGGGCGAGGGTATGCGCAAAGGGCGCTGGGGCGTAGGGGGGATGCGCGGCGAGCGGCAAGGCGGGGACTCGCGCGTAGGTGCTCCAAGGAAATTAAAACCGGGCTTGTCCTTTGAGAGGTGGCTTTTGTGCCCTGCGGGCACGGGGGCCTTTTTTTATTTGTTGTTTGGGCCGCCTCCGGCGAGGGCAAGGCGGGGCCGGTTATGGGGCTGCGCCCCCTTCTCGGCCCCCCTTGCATCCCCCCCGAAGCACCCCGCTGGGGCTTTCCCCTTTCCAACAGTCCACGAGGGCTGCGCGGCTTCTGCTTCGGGAGCTTCCTCGCTACGCTCGGCGATCTCCCTGCGCGCCGCGCAATGCCCGCGCGCGCCTTCACGCTGAATGGTAGTTCGAGGACATCACATTGGCTGTAGGAAATTTCAGAAATGGCAGATGGTTGTTAAGGAAAGGCACGTTGTGACGAAGGGCCTGAACTTTGGTACTGGTCTTTGTGATACGTGGATAATACTTTGCTAGTGTGGGGGCTGCGGGTTGGCGCTCTGAAGAAAACAAAGCAGGGCTTGTCCTTTGAGAGGCGGGTTGTGTGCCCTGCGGGCACGAGGGCCTTTTTTACTTGTTGTTTGGGCCGCCTCCGGCGAGGGCAAGGCGGGGCCGGTTATGGGGCTGCGCCCCCTTCTCGGCCCCCCTTGCATCCCCCCCGAAGCACCCCGCTGGGGCTTTCCCCTTTCCAACATTCCACGAGGGCTGCGCGGCTTCTGCTCCGGGAGCTTCCTCGCTGCGCTCGGCGATCTCCCTGCGCGCCGCGCAATGCCAGTGTGCGGTTTCGCCTTGAGCGAGAGGCCGGGAGGCGTCTGGCTGGATTGAGCCATTGTGGAGCGTTTGGCCGTTATGTCTGCTTCATATTTGGCGAACTTCAATCAGAAAGAACTGCTGCGCACGCAACGCACAGAAGTTTTTGTAGTTTTTCAGACGGGGCAGGGATTGTTACCAGGGCGGCGTCATAAAACAGATGGGGCACGTCAGCACGATATGTTTCCCGGCCTCTCATTTAGCGCGAAGTCATACGCTCGCAGCATACCTTTTCCCAACAACAATGCCCTATTTTAGAGACTTCCTGTAGCCAATCAGACGTCTTCCAAACGTTTATTCAGCGCGAAGGCGCACGATGGCATTGCGCGGCGCGCAGGGAGATCGCCGAGCGAAGCGAGGAAGCTCCCGGAGCAGAAGCCGCGCAGCCCTGGGCGCTGCTGACGCCTTTGCGCTTTAATGGTGGGCAGTTGCTCTTGCATTCACCTGAGATGGACGAAACCCCGTGCAGCAAAACCGTATTTTGCAGGCAATCGCCAGTTCCCCCCCCCACTATTCGTAGCGGTACACGTTGATGGCATTGCGCGGCGCGGAGGGAGATCGCCGAGCGAAGCGAGGAAGCTCCCGGAGCAGAAGCCGCGCAGCCCTCGCGGAATGGTGGGATATGGAAAGCCTTTACGGGCTAGTCCGTGGGAGTGGAAAGACACGACAAGCCCAGCGGGGTCGTCCGGGGGGAGTGCAGAGGGGGCCTCGGAGGGGCGGCAGCCCCTAACAGGCCCCCATCTGCCGCGCGCCGCGCAGGCGGCCCAAACTAGATAAAAGAAAAGCCTCCGTGCCCGCAGGGCGCAACGCCCACCTCTCAAAGGACAAGCCCTGCTTTGCTTTCTTCAGAGCGCCCGTCGCGCATACCCTCGCCGCGTCGCCCGCCAGCCGGGTATAGCGCTTGCGCGTCTTATTATTTCTGACGGCTAATGCAATCAGACATAAAGCTCTAAATTTCAGTAGGATGGCATTTTAGAAATGAGAACGACCTAGCGCAGCCCAAATTTCATTTGACAATTCTTGTCGTACCTGCAAAAGTTACAACGGTGGTTATATGAATAACGATACTCGATTGGCCGTTGCCGCGCACATTCTCGCCCTGCTTTCGTTTGCTGGTACTGAGTACAGGTCTTCAGACCTGCTCGCCCGCAGCGTCAATACAAACGCCGTGGTCGTCCGGCGTTTGACCGGCCAGCTAAAAAAGGCTGGTCTCGTCGAGATTCGGCGTGGGGTGGGAGGCACCGCATTAAACCGCAAGCCGGAAGATATAACCTTGCTGGACGTATACAAGGCTGTGATACCCCACCCCAAGGCCACCCCCTTTTATCTGCACCAAAATCCCTGCTGCGATTGCTATATAGGCAGAAATATCCATGACGCGCTGGAAGAGCCTTTTGCCAGGGTCAATGCTGCCATGCAGGAAAGTCTGGCAAAAACCACTATTGCAGAACTGGCGGATTTTATAAGGAAACGAGAACATATGTAGGAGTGACGTTTAAATTTGCGGCCTTTGCGTGCGCCCGGAACCGGGCGCTGGTCTTATGTGCTCTTTTTTTTATACACAGATATAACAGCAAAAGTTACAATGAAACAGCCGAGGAATCAGCCATGAAAAAATTGTTTGAATCCACTGTGGTCGGAGGCCTTGCCCTGAGAAATCGCTTTATCAGAAGCGCAACCTTTGAATACGTTTATGACAACGAAAGTGAAACCTTCGCTGACAAGCTGCTGCCAATGTACGAAAAACTTGCGAGTAACGGCGTTGCGGCCATCATCACAGGCATGGTCGGCATTGACGAAAACTCCAGGGCCGGTTCCGTCATGGTCAAAGCCTATGCGCAATCATTCGTGCCTGAATTGTCAAAACTGGCGGCAGGCGTGCACAGCCTTGGCGCGAAGCTGATAGTTCAAATCAACCACTGTGGGCAAAAGGCCCGCAC
It includes:
- a CDS encoding thioredoxin family protein, whose amino-acid sequence is MIIVDKDTFEAEVQQSAMPCVVDLWGPQCGPCLALMPEVEKLAAAYDGKVKFCKLNVAENRRLVISLRVMAVPTILFYKGGECVSRVSGDAVSIEAIKAETEKLL
- a CDS encoding Rrf2 family transcriptional regulator; protein product: MNNDTRLAVAAHILALLSFAGTEYRSSDLLARSVNTNAVVVRRLTGQLKKAGLVEIRRGVGGTALNRKPEDITLLDVYKAVIPHPKATPFYLHQNPCCDCYIGRNIHDALEEPFARVNAAMQESLAKTTIAELADFIRKREHM
- a CDS encoding LysR family transcriptional regulator — protein: MRKLLADVPYFLEAANHPSFTQAADALGIPLATLSRRIAAMEQHLGVKLFFRNTRIAGLTEDGKELLESCKFIMAEANGVRDRLMQKQAEPCGPIRMSVEAFVYHCCMHGALGAFVEQYPQISLHTVFSTEWKDLHREPFDLDIRTGPVPYPDLKVRRLLSMQPALFCTTEFLHSYPRPEHPGDLARLPFIAQTSEGRPLVTCSKKGQVETVALQPRHTVQSIGLALELLLANQGVTTLIPQLAQAFDKEGRLVRLLPDWELTKTDINLTLPGDRPPKRVRLFVDHIVKHFQSL
- the grdD gene encoding glycine/sarcosine/betaine reductase complex component C subunit alpha, yielding MASQNYRRAILGKALEDLVTRARSGRAPCRIGLMAAGGEHSDTEFLSAAAVAMKEDAALTVVGVGPRPAGLVPAGMDWIETGCEGNELAAGMEKALEDGQIQGAVALHYPFPLGVTTVGRVLTPALGKAMFVACTTGMSAAQRQQALLRNAVLGMAVARAMGLTSPAVGVLNVDAAPQVLRALNRMAERGYDLRLGQSVRGDGGSLLRGNDLLAGAVDVCVTDTLTGNILMKLFSAFTSGGAYETTGWGYGPSVGEGWNRVVSIVSRASGAPVMANALAYTAAAVRGNLPDVVAEELRRARAAGLDDELAAFEKAAGAAPAAQVQAPPAEPTDEEIHGIDVLDLEQAVHCLWKENIYAEAAMGCTGPVVKLAVAHLEKAREILKAAGYI
- the grdA gene encoding glycine/sarcosine/betaine reductase complex selenoprotein A, which encodes MAKLEGKKLLLLGERDGVPGPAMADVFADSGAEILFSATECFVUTAAGAMDLENQQRVKDAAEKFGGENVVVVLGSSDSEGAEIYAETVTLGDPTYAGPLAGVPLGLCVYHVLEPEMKAAADPAKWEEQISMMEMVLNVDALAAAVSKMRAENSTYSCN